The sequence ATATTTAGTTAAAAAGTATGGTGTTATTCCTATCATTCGCAATCAGTTGGATAACGCAATATCAAGTTTGATTAAAGCAGAGGAAGCAATTGAAGAAGGGGTCTCTATGATGATTGCGCCGGAGGGAACACGAACAATTACAGGGGAATTAAGCTCATTTAAAAAGGGCCCTTTCCATGTAGCAAAAAATACAGGCATTACAATAGTCCCGGTTGGGTTGATTGGAGCTTATCAAGCCAAGAGTAAAAATGATTGGCGCATAAGGCCGGGAATATTGACGACAGTTTTCGGGAATCCAATTAAAAAGAAAGATTATGAGAATCTTTCTTTGGATGAATTAAGAAATTTGGTTAAAGTAAAAATTACTGAATTGATTGAAGTTTAATAAATGAATGGAAAGAAATAATGGAAATTGTTTCATATTATACTGTATTAAGAATTTTGCATTTGATTGGAATGGCGGCTTGGTTCGGCACAGCCCTAGTGGTATCAATAATATGGTCCAAAAAACAAACTTCAGACAAAGATTTAATCCTCGATTTAATTACAAAGGTAGAAATGCCCGCCTCATTTTTTATCCCACTCACAGGAGTACTTATGATGATTGACCAAACCTATTGGCTCTCAGTTGGCTGGCTTCATTTTAAAATATTGGTGGGGCTGGCAGCTGTGGGATTTAGCCATATGTCCAGAGCCAAATTGATCCACGCAGATATGACGAATGAATATATTCAACAAAAATTTAGTCTCTTTAGAAATTTATGCCTGGGAATGCTACTAATTGTTATTATAATTGTAGGTTACAAATAAATAAATTCTTTTTAACTAACTTTTAAGAGTTACATCAAATGACAATTGAACAAAAACCCCATGAATATTCTTCAATCCAATGGATTGATACAGAAATGGATATAAATTCGGGAGCAATCCTTTCAGATCTTATAGGAGAAGATTTGATGGGGAATAAAATTGAAATGGTAAAAACTTATAGCGGAGAATCGAAAG is a genomic window of Candidatus Neomarinimicrobiota bacterium containing:
- a CDS encoding 1-acyl-sn-glycerol-3-phosphate acyltransferase produces the protein MVFLLGALVYSVSIIFVPSYRLHSLARVLAVFFMIFGGQWFRIKGTAPNPKDGPYLYMMNHESLFDAFMMVAGIRHYFTGVGAIEQFSYPVWGYLVKKYGVIPIIRNQLDNAISSLIKAEEAIEEGVSMMIAPEGTRTITGELSSFKKGPFHVAKNTGITIVPVGLIGAYQAKSKNDWRIRPGILTTVFGNPIKKKDYENLSLDELRNLVKVKITELIEV